The window CGCCACCTCCGGGTGGACCGGGGTCGAGGCGTTGTGGTCGAAGTAGACCCTCCTCACGCCCGCACCTCCTCACGCGCTCCCTGACGCTCCTCGAACAGGTCCTGCACGGACATCGAATCGAGGAACTCCTCGATCCGGACCTCGAGCGCGTCCCACATCCCCTGCGTCCGGCACCGGTCGATCATCCCGCACGCGCGCCCCGACTGCCGGCATCCGACCCGGGCGGGCTTTCCCTCCGCCGTCCGGATGATCTCCCCGACGGTGATCCCCGAAGGGTCCCGGGCAAGGATGAACCCGCCGCCGGGGCCGCGAACGCTCTTCACGATATTTTGCTTGCGCAGGCGCAGGAAGAGCTGCTGCAGGTACGGCTCGGGGATCGACTCCCGTTTCGCGATCGCCTGGATCGGCACGGGGTTCCCCCGGGACGACGCGGCCAGCGAGACCATCGCCATCACGGCATACCGTCCCCGGGTGGTGATCTTCACGTTCCGGTCCTCGCCGCCGCGGGCTGCGGCGCTTCTTCGACGCGCTTCGCCAGCTCCTCGACCCGCTTCTCGA is drawn from Deltaproteobacteria bacterium and contains these coding sequences:
- a CDS encoding Rrf2 family transcriptional regulator, producing the protein MKITTRGRYAVMAMVSLAASSRGNPVPIQAIAKRESIPEPYLQQLFLRLRKQNIVKSVRGPGGGFILARDPSGITVGEIIRTAEGKPARVGCRQSGRACGMIDRCRTQGMWDALEVRIEEFLDSMSVQDLFEERQGAREEVRA